A region from the Arachis ipaensis cultivar K30076 chromosome B01, Araip1.1, whole genome shotgun sequence genome encodes:
- the LOC107616765 gene encoding pectinesterase-like produces the protein MGNLVIAYIILAFYSLFIIVHGTDKLSCNQTPYPTLCNHYIGTTNYSISSSSSDVSSSYYSFHDLALKVTRDQAIVAHKLVSSTMESNDFKDKRAKSAWEDCLELYENTIYQLNRSMSSNNLNDRLTWQSASIANQQTCQNGFLDSNLSSHYLNYFPSISSNLSKLLSNSLAISNTLTSLTSLPKDPVVGGGRKLLSFNGFPEWLSPSDRRLLQALPGTAAPKADIVVAQDGSGNYKSVSEGVAAAGRVSKNGRVVVYVKAGVYRESVNIKGGIKNLMMFGDGIGATIITGSKNYQDGSTTVGSATFTVSSDGFIARDLTIENSAGPQKHQAVALLSSSDHSVFYRCSFRGYQDTLYVLSQRQFYRDCDIYGTIDFIFGDAVALFQNCNIFLRKPMSKQQNAVTAQGRTDPNENTGIVIHNCRIMAASDLKPVQGSVKCFLGRPWQKYSRTVVVKSSLDGLIQPAGWMPWAGSFALNTLYYGEYMNIGAGANTAGRVKWPGFHVITNPTEALKFTVANFLDGGSWIPGTGVPFETGL, from the exons ATGGGCAACTTGGTCATTGCATACATTATTTTAGCCTTTTATTCTCTCTTCATTATTGTGCATGGCACTGATAAGTTATCATGCAATCAAACTCCATATCCCACTCTTTGTAACCATTACATTGGCACTACcaattattcaatttcatcatcaTCAAGTGATGTTTCCTCTTCTTATTATTCCTTCCATGACCTGGCCCTTAAGGTCACCAGGGACCAAGCAATAGTAGCACACAAACTTGTCTCATCAACCATGGAATCCAACGATTTCAAAGACAAGAGAGCCAAGTCCGCATGGGAAGATTGTTTGGAACTCTATGAGAATACAATCTATCAGCTCAACCGTTCAATGAGCTCAAACAATCTAAACGACAGGTTAACATGGCAAAGTGCTTCTATTGCGAATCAACAAACATGCCAAAACGGTTTTCTTGATTCTAACCTTTCATCTCACTACCTAAACTACTttccatccatttcaagcaactTATCCAAGTTGCTGAGCAACTCTTTGGCCATTAGCAATACATTAACGTCCTTGACTTCGTTACCAAAAGACCCGGTTGTTGGCGGCGGTCGAAAATTGCTTTCCTTTAATGGCTTCCCAGAGTGGCTATCTCCTTCCGACAGGAGGCTTCTTCAGGCTTTGCCGGGAACGGCGGCACCGAAGGCGGACATTGTGGTGGCACAGGACGGGAGTGGGAATTACAAGAGTGTTTCGGAGGGCGTGGCGGCGGCGGGTAGGGTGAGTAAGAATGGTCGAGTGGTTGTGTACGTGAAAGCTGGTGTTTACCGGGAGAGTGTGAACATAAAGGGAGGTATAAAGAATTTGATGATGTTTGGGGATGGTATTGGAGCTACCATTATTACGGGTAGCAAGAATTATCAAGACGGCTCCACCACTGTTGGTTCAGCTACTTTTA CGGTGTCGAGTGATGGGTTCATCGCCAGGGACCTGACAATTGAGAACAGTGCTGGGCCACAGAAGCACCAAGCGGTGGCACTTCTTTCCAGCTCTGATCACTCCGTGTTCTATCGGTGTAGCTTCAGAGGCTACCAAGACACCTTATACGTCCTTTCCCAACGCCAATTCTACCGCGACTGCGACATCTACGGCACCATAGACTTCATCTTTGGTGACGCCGTCGCCCTCTTCCAAAACTGCAACATCTTCTTGAGAAAACCAATGAGTAAGCAACAGAACGCAGTGACAGCACAAGGGAGAACCGATCCCAACGAGAACACCGGCATTGTCATCCACAACTGCCGTATCATGGCGGCTTCAGATCTGAAGCCAGTTCAGGGATCTGTCAAGTGCTTCCTCGGCCGGCCGTGGCAGAAGTACTCAAGAACGGTGGTGGTCAAGAGTAGCCTGGACGGTTTGATTCAACCGGCAGGGTGGATGCCATGGGCGGGAAGCTTTGCCTTGAATACATTGTATTATGGAGAGTATATGAATATTGGAGCTGGTGCTAACACTGCAGGGAGGGTTAAATGGCCTGGCTTTCATGTTATTACCAACCCTACTGAGGCTTTGAAATTTACTGTTGCTAATTTCTTGGATGGTGGATCGTGGATTCCTGGGACTGGTGTTCCGTTTGAAACTGGCCTTTGA